The following proteins come from a genomic window of Lycium ferocissimum isolate CSIRO_LF1 chromosome 4, AGI_CSIRO_Lferr_CH_V1, whole genome shotgun sequence:
- the LOC132052747 gene encoding histone H2B.11-like translates to MAPKKRGGRPRATVVTSRKVVEETVSVVVTPIAGETETESQTLTQSQHTEENQSFDILTPPPSQEPTPKRTINIQETSTPQTQKKKGQQKKPDPAQKEQEKQQEVDEDETQPAEEPEEMPTPPKMEADQKKAQKRKPDPAQKAKGGEEGGGKRKRKRAKVGGGVGPSEGYRRYVFRVLKQVHPDKGISSKAMTILNNLMGDMFERIANEAAILSKYVGRATLASVDIQDAVKLVLPGELGKHAIAEGTKAVTTYVSSIGKSK, encoded by the coding sequence ATGGCACCAAAGAAACGTGGAGGAAGGCCACGCGCCACCGTGGTCACCTCCCGAAAAGTGGTAGAAGAAACCGTCTCCGTCGTGGTAACTCCAATAGCCGGTGAAACTGAGACCGAAAGTCAAACTTTGACTCAGAGTCAACATACTGAAGAAAATCAGTCATTTGATATATTAACTCCACCACCTTCTCAAGAACCAACACCTAAGAGAACCATTAATATTCAAGAAACATCTACACCACAAACACAGAAGAAAAAGGGCCAACAAAAGAAACCCGACCCGGCCCAGAAGGAACAGGAAAAACAACAAGAAGTAGATGAAGATGAAACGCAACCAGCTGAAGAGCCAGAAGAGATGCCAACACCTCCCAAAATGGAAGCTGATCAAAAGAAGGCCCAAAAAAGGaaacccgacccggcccaaaaagcaaaaggaggagaagaaggTGGTGGAAAGAGGAAAAGGAAGAGAGCTAAAGTGGGTGGAGGAGTAGGACCCAGTGAAGGGTATAGAAGGTATGTGTTTAGGGTGTTGAAGCAAGTTCATCCTGATAAGGGAATTTCATCAAAGGCTATGACTATATTGAACAATTTAATGGGTGATATGTTCGAGAGGATCGCCAACGAGGCGGCGATCCTCTCGAAGTACGTGGGCCGTGCCACGTTGGCATCGGTGGATATTCAGGATGCCGTGAAGTTGGTGTTGCCTGGAGAGCTAGGGAAGCATGCAATTGCTGAAGGGACTAAAGCGGTTACTACTTATGTCTCTAGTATTGGCAAGTCCAAATGA
- the LOC132052748 gene encoding histone H2B.3-like, whose amino-acid sequence MAPKADKKPAEKKPVEEKKAAEKAPAEKKPKAGKKLPKDAGAADKKKKRSKKSVETYKIYIFKVLKQVHPDIGISSKAMGIMNSFINDIFEKLAQESSRLARYNKKPTITSREIQTAVRLVLPGELAKHAVSEGTKAVTKFTSG is encoded by the coding sequence ATGGCACCAAAGGCAGATAAAAAGCCCGCTGAGAAAAAACCAGTAGAGGAAAAGAAGGCAGCTGAGAAAGCTCCGGCAGAGAAGAAGCCAAAAGCCGGCAAGAAGCTTCCAAAGGACGCTGGAGCAGccgacaagaagaagaagaggtcaAAGAAGAGCGTTGAGACCTACAAGATCTACATCTTCAAAGTGCTTAAGCAAGTTCATCCTGATATTGGTATTTCCAGCAAGGCTATGGGGATCATGAATAGtttcattaatgatatttttgagaAGCTTGCTCAGGAATCTTCTAGATTGGCTAGGTATAACAAGAAGCCGACGATTACTAGTAGGGAAATTCAGACTGCTGTTAGACTTGTCTTGCCTGGGGAGTTGGCCAAGCATGCTGTTTCTGAAGGGACTAAGGCTGTTACTAAGTTTACTAGCGGTTAG